In a single window of the Ignavibacteria bacterium genome:
- a CDS encoding MBL fold metallo-hydrolase: MTTKTFTVNPFSMNCYIYWDEKTKEGVIIDPGAYEDFEKNEILNYIRSNGINIKLILLTHGHIDHIMGNKWAIDTFGVPVLMHKEDLPLIDRAMDQAAMFGVQFPKPPAPDKFIDESDVIEVSGNEFRIIHTPGHSPGSVCFVDEKEKIIFGGDTVFRGSIGRTDLWMGDIDILLDSINSKIMIYPEDFVIYPGHMDATTVGEEKAANPFLNGEYDNLV, encoded by the coding sequence ATGACAACTAAAACATTCACAGTTAACCCGTTTTCAATGAATTGCTACATCTATTGGGATGAGAAAACAAAAGAGGGTGTAATTATCGACCCCGGTGCTTATGAAGATTTTGAAAAAAATGAAATATTGAATTACATCAGATCCAACGGAATTAATATAAAGCTCATACTGCTAACCCATGGCCACATCGATCACATTATGGGCAACAAATGGGCAATAGATACATTTGGCGTGCCTGTGCTGATGCACAAAGAAGACCTGCCGCTTATCGATAGGGCAATGGACCAGGCGGCAATGTTCGGTGTGCAGTTCCCAAAACCGCCTGCACCTGATAAATTTATTGATGAAAGCGATGTTATTGAAGTTTCGGGCAATGAGTTTAGAATAATTCATACGCCGGGCCATTCACCCGGCAGCGTATGCTTTGTTGATGAAAAAGAGAAAATTATCTTCGGGGGTGATACAGTTTTCCGCGGCTCAATTGGCCGCACTGACCTGTGGATGGGTGATATAGATATATTGCTTGATTCAATTAACAGCAAAATTATGATATACCCTGAAGATTTTGTCATTTATCCGGGACACATGGATGCTACTACAGTAGGCGAGGAAAAAGCCGCAAATCCATTTTTAAACGGGGAGTATGATAATTTAGTGTGA
- the smpB gene encoding SsrA-binding protein SmpB, with translation MPVSKPRKEVVIALNKKAYHDYLILDKYETGIVLSGTEVKSLRDHKASLVDSYARVKKNEVWLLNANIAVYKLGTFTNHEPTSSRKLLMKKSEIRKLENKLKDRSLTLIPLKLYFSGPFVKVELGLAKGKKQYDKRESIKKADVQRQLKRVKV, from the coding sequence ATGCCTGTTTCAAAACCGCGAAAAGAGGTGGTAATTGCTTTAAATAAAAAGGCTTATCATGACTATTTGATCCTTGATAAATATGAAACAGGCATCGTACTAAGCGGCACTGAAGTGAAGTCACTTCGTGACCATAAGGCAAGCCTGGTTGATTCATACGCCCGTGTAAAGAAAAATGAAGTTTGGCTCTTAAACGCTAATATTGCTGTTTACAAGCTTGGGACGTTTACCAATCACGAACCAACCAGCAGCAGAAAGCTGCTGATGAAAAAAAGTGAGATCAGAAAGCTTGAAAACAAGCTTAAGGATAGGAGTCTTACTTTAATACCGCTCAAATTATATTTTTCGGGTCCCTTTGTTAAAGTAGAGCTTGGTCTGGCAAAAGGCAAGAAGCAGTATGATAAGCGCGAGTCCATTAAAAAGGCAGATGTACAGAGGCAGCTGAAGAGAGTGAAAGTATAA
- a CDS encoding tyrosine--tRNA ligase — translation MSFPPVKEQIDHIKRNTVEIIPEDELVKKLEKSIKENKPLRIKLGCDPSRPDLHIGHGVVLQKLRDFQDLGHKAVLIIGDFTAMIGDPSGKSKTRPALTMEETRINGKTYFEQASRILLEKDLEIRYNSEWLDKMTFSDVIKLSSKYTVMQILERDDFTKRMASKTPISLHELLYPLSQAYDSVAVQSDVELGGTDQKFNLLVGRAIQEAYGQPSQCIVTCELLEGTDGVEKMSKSLNNAICFTDSPKDIFGKSMSIPDKLIYKYFTLGTMLNDAELAEIKKQLDDPATNPRNLKVRLGYELVKKYYDEESAKYAQNEFETIFVKKEIPDDIPEFKLDAKEVKLVTIIKENNMAATSSEAIRLIKQGGVTIDGEKITDEKHIIRAEKDFVLKVGKRKFLKVRV, via the coding sequence ATGTCATTTCCACCGGTAAAAGAACAAATTGATCATATTAAACGGAATACAGTTGAAATTATTCCCGAAGATGAACTCGTTAAGAAACTCGAAAAATCCATTAAGGAAAATAAACCACTCAGGATAAAGCTTGGGTGCGACCCTTCCCGTCCCGATCTTCACATTGGGCACGGTGTTGTACTGCAAAAGCTGCGTGATTTCCAGGACCTGGGACATAAAGCTGTGCTCATCATTGGTGATTTCACAGCAATGATAGGTGACCCTTCCGGCAAAAGCAAAACACGACCCGCATTAACAATGGAAGAAACCCGCATAAACGGGAAAACATATTTTGAACAGGCTTCACGCATACTGCTTGAGAAAGATCTTGAGATAAGGTATAACTCTGAATGGCTTGATAAGATGACCTTCAGCGATGTTATAAAGCTTTCAAGCAAATATACCGTAATGCAGATCCTTGAGCGTGATGATTTTACCAAGCGTATGGCGAGTAAGACTCCCATTAGCCTGCATGAGCTGCTATACCCTTTGAGCCAGGCATATGATTCCGTTGCAGTGCAAAGCGATGTTGAGCTTGGCGGCACCGACCAGAAGTTCAATTTACTTGTTGGAAGGGCAATTCAGGAAGCATACGGTCAGCCATCACAATGCATTGTAACATGCGAGCTGCTTGAAGGCACTGATGGTGTTGAAAAAATGAGCAAGTCGCTAAACAACGCTATTTGCTTTACAGATTCACCTAAAGATATTTTCGGAAAATCAATGTCGATCCCGGATAAGCTCATCTATAAATACTTTACGCTGGGCACAATGCTCAATGATGCTGAGCTGGCTGAAATAAAAAAACAGCTAGATGACCCGGCAACAAATCCACGTAACCTGAAGGTTCGTTTGGGTTATGAGCTTGTAAAGAAGTATTATGATGAAGAATCCGCGAAATACGCTCAGAATGAGTTTGAGACTATTTTTGTTAAGAAGGAAATCCCGGATGATATCCCTGAATTTAAGCTTGACGCAAAAGAAGTAAAGCTGGTTACTATTATTAAAGAAAATAATATGGCGGCAACTTCTTCCGAAGCTATCAGGTTAATAAAACAGGGCGGTGTAACAATTGACGGTGAAAAGATCACGGATGAAAAGCATATTATCAGGGCTGAAAAGGATTTCGTGCTGAAAGTCGGCAAAAGGAAGTTTTTGAAGGTAAGGGTTTAG